In the genome of Cryptomeria japonica chromosome 8, Sugi_1.0, whole genome shotgun sequence, one region contains:
- the LOC131050643 gene encoding NF-X1-type zinc finger protein NFXL1: protein MNLGVSTEDVEITNNSGRQNSHGNNGRRVWIPRGRGNNNQNPNPNHNPDSLANPRSGSREKPTSDPKPAKNSNLNYISDTNPHQSPNPTFSPNFDSISKSNANLDQSSNHNFHGNTHFNWNASNGSPDIRNPFQGPGRHHLVGSSSQEVERTRKASHLSASKQIVGGNSASLQSHDFQLADSSSVRSGVENQHHRSRGQGRRHFDRNNLYRRIEASSDKENDVEIAGVNAIDRNANDHNDSYSEASNHGSNSINEDLVASFNVGKNHSQSIQHQRQEIKHLSAGASGKNTECIERNNGPSTSRQDSTNKDIIDPSNEIKSSHFMQQQRRQMEDLGLASTERSRNYYNGKENGASKSGQNSSAEDLNDNKHPLHHKRSEIEDLGHMNRSSQDWRYHAPLPMAHTRPLLKQESEEVIHLERPNVPNLVQSIEQKLRKSKVECMICYEMVGRSAAIWSCNSCYALFHLHCIKKWARAPTSTDLSAGQSQSSNWRCPGCQSVQYSRPEDLQYYCFCGKMQDPSKDFYLTPHSCGETCGKSLDKGKEMSRCPHSCTLQCHPGPCPPCTAMAAPQPCPCGKKTITRRCSDQKVAESCGQVCEKLLTCGRHLCDKLCHEGPCDPCTILINASCFCGIKEKMMLCGDLEFHGEVEWKIGVYACENLCMKMLSCQNHNCWLGCHPGECKECDLLPEKLKTCPCGKTQILNQRKSCLDPVPICSEVCEKLLPCGKHTCINSCHQGICPPCLVSVDQKCRCGSSSRKVSCWKTTSVTEDNKEFLCEKVCGQKKNCGRHRCNEKCCPLSHRGQSDIQTGDWDPHLCLMPCGKKMRCGQHYCQELCHIGHCPPCLETIFTDLACACGKTSIPPPVPCGTPIPSCTYPCSIPQPCGHPAIHNCHLGECPPCTVSIAKGCVGSHVILRNVPCGSREIRCNKLCGKTRQCGMHACTRTCHKPPCDTVSMESSSSKARISCGQTCGASRRDCKHTCSSPCHPSSPCPDTRCTFPVTITCSCGRLTAQVPCDAGGNNIRADPVFEASIYHKLPAPLQPTESHLTRVPMGQRKLACDDECAKLERKKTLANAFDISTTVDLPGVNAATSEMLADLIRREPQWVSAVEDRFKYLVLGRTKINTNIVRVHIFTAVPKEKRDILRLLAGRWNLSVFSAGWEPRRFLIVQATQKSRAPARNLLLKGPLQTTGQVQPPIFNSLVDMDPRLVLALFDLPRETDVSVSSLILRFGGECELVWLNDKNALAIFTDVARAATAMRRVDHATAYRGAVLVPQNGGLPSCSAWGAKEEGNAEKENAWKKKVHESAWMEDSWGEDWSTTEVSNSVWQLNNNPIIASKNPWGALEKEIEGGTNSLQSEVQLTCDQPIIEASSEVSAFQKIQNEESEVDDWEKAY from the coding sequence ATGAATTTGGGTGTTAGCACAGAGGATGTAGAAATAACTAATAACAGTGGTAGGCAAAACTCGCATGGAAACAATGGGCGCAGGGTATGGATTCCTAGAGGCAGAGGAAACAATaatcaaaaccctaaccctaaccacaatcCCGATTCTCTTGCTAACCCCAGGAGTGGATCTAGGGAAAAACCTACTTCTGATCCAAAACCTGCCAAGAATTCTAACCTCAATTACATTAGTGATACTAATCCCCATCAGAGTCCGAACCCCACTTTTAGTCCAAACTTTGATTCCATTTCGAAAAGTAATGCAAATCTCGATCAGAGTTCCAATCACAACTTCCATGGAAACACACATTTTAACTGGAATGCTTCGAACGGCAGTCCAGATATTAGGAATCCGTTTCAAGGTCCCGGGCGGCACCATCTAGTGGGTTCGAGTTCACAAGAGGTTGAGAGGACTAGGAAAGCTAGTCATTTGTCTGCGAGTAAACAAATTGTGGGCGGGAATTCTGCGAGCTTGCAGAGCCATGATTTTCAGTTGGCTGACAGCAGTTCTGTAAGGAGTGGGGTGGAGAATCAGCACCACAGATCAAGGGGGCAAGGCAGGAGACATTTTGACAGAAACAATCTCTATAGAAGGATTGAAGCTTCTAGTGATAAGGAGAATGACGTGGAAATTGCGGGGGTAAATGCTATTGACAGGAATGCCAATGATCATAATGACAGCTATAGTGAGGCATCCAACCACGGATCAAATTCTATAAACGAAGATTTAGTTGCTTCTTTCAATGTTGGAAAAAATCATTCACAATCCATACAGCATCAAAGACAGGAAATTAAGCATCTTAGTGCTGGGGCTTCTGGCAAAAATACTGAATGCATCGAAAGGAATAATGGGCCATCCACCAGTAGACAAGATTCTACAAATAAGGATATAATTGATCCGTCCAATGAAATAAAATCTTCACACTTTATGCAGCAGCAGAGACGACAAATGGAAGATCTCGGTTTAGCGAGCACTGAAAGAAGCCGCAATTACTATAATGGTAAAGAAAATGGAGCATCGAAGTCTGGACAGAATTCATCAGCTGAGGATTTGAATGACAACAAGCATCCTTTACATCATAAGAGATCAGAAATTGAAGATCTTGGACATATGAACAGGAGCAGTCAGGATTGGAGGTATCATGCTCCATTGCCAATGGCTCACACTCGGCCACTATTGAAGCAGGAAAGTGAGGAGGTTATTCATTTGGAGAGACCAAATGTGCCAAATCTTGTGCAGTCGATTGAACAGAAGCTTCGTAAAAGTAAGGTGGAATGCATGATTTGCTATGAGATGGTGGGAAGATCAGCGGCAATATGGTCTTGTAATAGCTGCTATGCACTTTTTCACCTTCATTGTATAAAGAAGTGGGCACGAGCTCCAACCTCCACAGATTTGTCTGCTGGGCAAAGCCAGAGTTCGAATTGGAGATGCCCAGGTTGTCAATCAGTGCAGTATTCAAGACCAGAGGATCTTCAGTATTATTGTTTCTGCGGAAAAATGCAAGACCCATCCAAGGATTTCTATCTGACTCCACACTCATGTGGAGAGACATGTGGAAAGTCACTTGATAAAGGGAAGGAAATGTCTCGTTGCCCTCACAGTTGCACACTCCAATGTCACCCAGGCCCTTGTCCTCCTTGCACAGCAATGGCTGCACCTCAACCATGCCCGTGTGGTAAAAAAACTATTACAAGGAGATGTTCTGATCAGAAAGTAGCTGAATCATGTGGACAAGTTTGTGAGAAGCTTCTTACCTGTGGTCGACATCTTTGTGATAAATTATGCCACGAGGGTCCTTGTGATCCATGCACTATTTTAATAAATGCCTCATGCTTTTGTGGGATAAAAGAGAAGATGATGCTTTGTGGGGATCTGGAGTTCCATGGAGAAGTAGAGTGGAAAATTGGTGTATATGCATGTGAGAATCTTTGTATGAAGATGCTCTCCTGTCAAAATCACAATTGCTGGTTGGGATGCCATCCAGGAGAATGCAAAGAATGTGATTTATTACCCGAGAAGTTAAAAACATGCCCCTGTGGTAAAACACAAATACTAAATCAAAGGAAGAGTTGCCTGGATCCTGTGCCAATATGCTCAGAAGTATGTGAAAAGCTTCTTCCTTGTGGGAAACACACGTGCATAAATTCTTGTCACCAGGGCATCTGCCCTCCTTGTTTGGTTTCTGTGGATCAGAAATGTCGATGTGGATCTTCTTCCAGAAAAGTCAGTTGCTGGAAAACCACATCAGTCACGGAGGACAACAAAGAATTTTTGTGTGAAAAGGTTTGTGGACAGAAGAAAAACTGTGGTAGACACAGATGCAATGAAAAATGCTGCCCTCTGTCACATCGAGGTCAGTCTGATATTCAAACAGGTGACTGGGATCCACATTTATGTCTTATGCCTTGTGGGAAAAAGATGAGATGTGGTCAACATTACTGCCAGGAACTTTGCCATATTGGGCACTGCCCTCCATGTCTTGAAACTATTTTTACTGATCTTGCTTGTGCATGTGGGAAGACCTCAATTCCTCCTCCAGTACCATGTGGGACACCTATTCCTTCGTGCACATATCCTTGCTCCATTCCTCAGCCATGTGGACATCCTGCAATTCATAATTGCCATCTCGGAGAGTGCCCTCCTTGCACAGTGAGCATTGCAAAAGGATGTGTAGGAAGTCATGTAATCCTTAGAAATGTTCCATGTGGTTCACGAGAAATAAGATGTAATAAGCTTTGTGGGAAAACAAGGCAATGTGGAATGCATGCTTGCACTAGGACATGTCATAAACCACCTTGTGACACAGTTTCCATGGAAAGTTCATCATCAAAAGCCAGAATCTCATGTGGGCAAACCTGTggagcttctcgtagagattgcaAACACACATGTAGTTCTCCATGTCACCCATCTAGCCCTTGCCCTGATACCAGATGCACATTTCCAGTGACTATTACTTGCTCATGTGGTCGATTGACTGCACAAGTTCCTTGTGATGCTGGAGGTAACAATATCAGAGCTGATCCAGTCTTTGAAGCTTCTATTTATCACAAATTGCCTGCTCCCCTTCAGCCAACAGAGTCACATTTGACCAGAGTTCCTATGGGCCAGAGAAAGCTTGCATGTGATGATGAATGTGCAAAGTTGGAGAGGAAGAAGACTCTAGCAAATGCCTTTGACATTTCAACAACAGTTGATCTGCCAGGGGTGAATGCAGCAACGTCAGAAATGCTTGCTGACTTGATTCGGAGAGAGCCTCAATGGGTCTCAGCTGTTGAGGATAGGTTTAAATATTTAGTTCTGGGAAGGACAAAGATAAACACGAACATTGTTCGTGTCCACATTTTCACTgctgtgccaaaggagaagagagACATATTGAGGCTACTTGCGGGAAGGTGGAACCTTTCTGTATTTTCTGCTGGATGGGAACCAAGACGCTTTTTAATTGTACAGGCCACACAAAAGTCAAGAGCCCCAGCACGCAACCTGTTACTTAAAGGTCCATTGCAAACCACAGGGCAGGTGCAACCTCCCATTTTCAATTCATTGGTAGACATGGATCCAAGGCTTGTACTTGCCTTATTTGATTTACCACGAGAAACAGATGTCAGTGTAAGCTCACTGATTCTGAGATTCGGTGGGGAGTGTGAACTTGTTTGGCTGAATGACAAGAATGCATTAGCCATATTTACAGATGTGGCAAGGGCTGCAACAGCTATGAGACGTGTGGACCATGCAACTGCATATCGGGGTGCTGTTTTAGTCCCCCAAAATGGTGGATTGCCCAGCTGCAGTGCTTGGGGAGCTAAAGAAGAGGGGAATGCAGAGAAAGAAAATGCATGGAAAAAGAAGGTACATGAATCTGCATGGATGGAGGATTCATGGGGTGAGGATTGGTCAACTACTGAAGTATCTAATTCAGTGTGGCAGTTAAACAACAATCCCATTATTGCTTCGAAAAATCCATGGGGAGCTCTAGAAAAAGAGATTGAAGGAGGTACAAATTCTTTGCAAAGCGAGGTTCAGTTGACTTGTGATCAACCCATAATTGAGGCTTCTAGTGAAGTTTCTGCATTTCAGAAGATTCAAAATGAGGAGTCTGAGGTAGATGACTGGGAGAAGGCTTATTAG